The Chitinophaga sp. H8 genome contains a region encoding:
- a CDS encoding BT_3987 domain-containing protein: MQARFTWLWRVLIIAAGLTIPACVKNDNFLEPYRFIAYVDPVNGVGGYNTLSTNMLVLRDTILPGTAMSFAAKLFAAYDKEVTLTAKIETSLIGEYDRLAQSPGPSPALPDGAFGFANAGVTIPAGATTSADSIKLVLLDASRLDLTGSDITYTIPVRLNTTLPGGLSPEDTLRQTIFFRVTFTKVSSAIPSQGDSIQYIQFIRQSDGTLLEHVTGFGASINTAATIPLQIGISLAPSLVEKFNAANHTSYTALPPAFFSLAQSSVTIPPGGMNSALDSFRILFSGMPQPGKYLLPLQMKDEGAVIPGANKAVYVAVETVPEIIYARTNWRIVAVSADNYHLIDNLLDGKYYTNWLSALPEGYGLPPQWFTIDMGQVNLIRGIMIRYSPYETGWQPRQAKVYTSMDNQTWDTGQTIDIPMAAVPERNMMVHLPASVSGRYIKFEVTAVQGAPPTGVSMIEFAAF, encoded by the coding sequence ATGCAAGCAAGATTTACCTGGTTATGGCGCGTTTTGATAATAGCAGCAGGGTTAACCATTCCGGCCTGCGTGAAGAATGATAACTTCCTGGAACCATACCGGTTTATAGCCTACGTAGATCCGGTTAATGGAGTGGGTGGGTATAATACATTGTCAACAAACATGCTGGTACTTCGCGATACTATTCTGCCTGGTACAGCTATGTCGTTTGCTGCAAAACTTTTTGCTGCCTACGATAAAGAGGTGACACTCACCGCAAAGATTGAGACCAGCCTTATAGGTGAATACGACCGTCTTGCACAATCGCCTGGTCCTTCACCTGCACTTCCGGATGGCGCTTTTGGTTTTGCCAACGCTGGGGTAACTATACCGGCAGGTGCTACCACCTCTGCTGATTCCATCAAACTGGTGCTTTTAGATGCATCCCGCTTGGATTTAACAGGTTCGGACATTACCTATACCATACCTGTACGCCTAAATACTACCCTGCCCGGAGGATTATCTCCGGAAGATACACTGCGGCAGACTATATTTTTCAGAGTCACCTTCACGAAAGTTTCTTCCGCTATTCCCAGCCAGGGCGACAGCATACAGTACATACAATTTATAAGGCAGTCTGATGGTACACTATTAGAGCATGTAACAGGGTTTGGTGCAAGCATAAATACTGCTGCAACCATACCATTGCAGATCGGCATATCGTTGGCGCCATCACTTGTTGAGAAATTTAATGCCGCCAATCACACTTCGTATACAGCGCTTCCACCTGCATTTTTCAGCCTGGCCCAAAGCTCCGTTACCATTCCCCCGGGAGGAATGAATTCTGCATTGGATAGTTTCAGGATTTTGTTTTCCGGTATGCCCCAACCAGGTAAATATCTGCTGCCTTTGCAGATGAAAGATGAGGGGGCAGTGATCCCAGGTGCAAACAAGGCAGTATATGTTGCTGTAGAAACGGTTCCTGAAATCATTTATGCCCGTACCAATTGGCGTATAGTGGCAGTTTCAGCAGATAATTATCACCTTATTGATAATCTATTGGATGGAAAATATTACACCAACTGGCTTTCTGCACTGCCGGAAGGTTACGGGCTTCCGCCACAATGGTTTACCATAGATATGGGACAGGTGAACCTGATCCGGGGAATTATGATCAGGTATAGCCCATATGAAACAGGATGGCAGCCCCGCCAGGCAAAAGTTTATACCAGTATGGATAATCAAACCTGGGATACGGGACAAACAATAGATATTCCCATGGCCGCAGTACCCGAACGGAATATGATGGTTCATTTGCCTGCTTCCGTATCAGGAAGATATATAAAGTTTGAAGTGACAGCAGTTCAGGGTGCACCGCCAACAGGAGTATCTATGATAGAATTTGCTGCATTCTAA
- a CDS encoding RagB/SusD family nutrient uptake outer membrane protein: MKQHTILHLITKLTLLFLLLTGCSKFLDVRPSTTAVNPTTVSDFEEMLNNDSIATCNFVLADVVTDDVGMSDAMLAADRTAYFAHAYLWDANVWNPGDADITYNSAYARILQMNIILDKIDGAAGEAQRKNVVRAQALINRAWYYLQLANLYGPDYREATMTTDLAVPLVLMPNANELPARATVKQVYDQILGDLHAAVTNPDLPDKGKTVVHPGKAAGYALLAKTYLYMGNYGQAETSADAALQINNALTDYNAGNVHPGSLLDLSRNPEILLGRLGVDYAFYQKYGGGGFFIGASLHTLLDSNDMRLIGNFAANTRFNPNTMYTAQVFNYSVTVAEMLLVKAECLARKGNAAGAVDLVNQLRKKRLIRYVPLDPGINALTAVLQERQRELFYHGGTRLFDLKRLNRESGLAQTLQRIGDDGTTVIATLPANSPRYLMPFAPSIIANNPKIIQNGR; the protein is encoded by the coding sequence ATGAAACAACATACTATATTACATCTGATCACAAAACTTACGCTGCTTTTCTTGCTGCTTACGGGGTGCAGCAAGTTCCTGGATGTGCGGCCAAGTACCACCGCAGTAAATCCAACTACCGTCAGTGATTTTGAAGAAATGTTAAATAATGACTCCATTGCTACATGCAATTTCGTATTGGCAGATGTGGTGACGGATGATGTAGGGATGAGCGATGCTATGCTTGCCGCAGATAGGACCGCTTATTTTGCACATGCTTATTTATGGGATGCAAATGTCTGGAACCCAGGTGATGCAGATATTACGTACAATAGTGCCTATGCGCGTATCCTGCAAATGAATATCATATTGGATAAAATAGATGGCGCTGCGGGAGAGGCTCAAAGGAAAAATGTAGTACGTGCGCAGGCGTTGATCAATCGTGCATGGTATTACCTGCAACTGGCTAATCTCTATGGCCCGGATTACCGTGAGGCCACCATGACAACAGATCTGGCAGTGCCGCTGGTGTTGATGCCTAATGCCAATGAACTGCCTGCAAGAGCAACTGTAAAACAGGTATATGATCAGATTTTAGGCGACCTGCATGCTGCAGTAACCAATCCCGATCTGCCCGATAAAGGGAAAACCGTAGTGCATCCCGGCAAAGCAGCTGGATATGCATTGCTGGCAAAGACCTATTTGTACATGGGTAATTATGGACAGGCAGAAACCTCTGCAGATGCTGCCTTACAAATCAACAATGCGCTTACAGATTATAATGCTGGCAACGTGCATCCCGGAAGTTTACTGGACCTGTCAAGAAACCCCGAAATATTACTTGGCAGGTTAGGTGTTGATTATGCATTTTACCAGAAATATGGTGGAGGTGGTTTCTTTATTGGTGCTTCGTTGCACACTTTACTGGACAGCAATGACATGCGATTGATCGGAAATTTCGCTGCCAACACCCGGTTTAACCCGAATACAATGTATACGGCACAAGTGTTTAACTACAGTGTTACAGTAGCAGAGATGCTGTTGGTAAAAGCGGAATGCCTGGCAAGGAAAGGTAATGCTGCTGGTGCGGTAGACCTGGTAAACCAGCTGAGAAAAAAACGCCTGATCCGTTATGTGCCGCTCGATCCGGGTATTAATGCACTGACGGCGGTACTACAGGAAAGGCAGCGGGAACTGTTCTACCACGGAGGGACGAGGCTTTTTGACCTGAAAAGGTTGAACCGGGAAAGCGGGCTGGCACAAACACTGCAAAGGATAGGGGATGACGGTACTACAGTCATCGCTACACTACCCGCAAATTCTCCCAGGTACCTCATGCCATTTGCGCCATCTATCATTGCTAATAATCCAAAAATTATACAAAATGGGAGATAA
- a CDS encoding ABC transporter ATP-binding protein, which translates to MILKTEHLSHKYGSNWAIRDINMEITYPGVIGLLGSNGAGKSTTMNIICGALNQTEGDVYINGINLRQAPEDARKEIGFLPQVPPLYPDLTIDEYLIYCAELRMVSKDKIKSALEEAKERCGIAHFSSRLIKNLSGGYRQRVGIAQAIIHKPKLVVLDEPTNGLDPNQLIEARKLIREIAETHTILLSSHILSEISLLCKEIIMIESGRVVFSDSMDAFNNYVQAKSMLMRMDHPPSTTELLKINGINSVEFLTDKQVRVYFDGSHDDISVRLVEASVAGGWRLQEIHLDKGLLDDIFKQLSIQVAQ; encoded by the coding sequence ATGATTTTAAAAACGGAACACCTCTCTCATAAATATGGCAGCAACTGGGCTATACGGGATATCAATATGGAGATCACATACCCGGGAGTTATTGGCTTATTAGGTTCTAATGGCGCAGGCAAATCTACTACCATGAATATTATTTGTGGTGCACTCAATCAAACAGAAGGAGATGTATACATTAATGGTATCAACCTAAGACAAGCACCTGAAGATGCCAGAAAAGAAATCGGGTTTCTGCCCCAGGTGCCTCCCCTGTATCCTGATCTTACGATTGATGAATACCTGATTTATTGTGCTGAATTGCGGATGGTGAGTAAAGATAAAATCAAATCTGCTCTCGAAGAAGCGAAAGAACGCTGCGGTATTGCTCACTTCAGTTCACGGCTTATTAAAAACCTGTCAGGGGGTTATCGTCAGCGGGTGGGTATTGCACAGGCAATTATCCATAAGCCCAAGCTGGTAGTACTGGATGAACCTACCAACGGATTGGACCCAAACCAGTTGATTGAAGCCAGAAAGCTGATCAGGGAGATTGCTGAAACACATACCATCCTGCTATCCTCTCATATCCTTTCCGAAATCAGCTTGCTATGCAAAGAGATCATTATGATAGAATCGGGCAGAGTGGTTTTTTCTGATAGTATGGACGCTTTTAACAACTATGTACAAGCAAAGTCCATGCTGATGCGGATGGATCATCCACCCTCCACAACAGAGCTATTGAAAATAAATGGGATTAACAGTGTTGAGTTTTTAACAGACAAGCAGGTAAGGGTTTATTTCGATGGCAGCCATGATGATATTTCCGTACGGTTGGTGGAAGCAAGTGTGGCCGGTGGCTGGCGGTTGCAGGAGATCCATCTCGACAAAGGATTGCTGGATGATATTTTCAAGCAATTATCTATCCAGGTGGCACAATAA
- a CDS encoding Gldg family protein, which yields MRQIIKIAKNELLNLFYSPVAWFLTITFFVMCALLYAGTMYPIAKGAYFDYKLRPDLEFVVNNSITGFIFPGFFLNIVQYVYLFVPLLTMNIISRELHNGTIKLLYSSPVKLRRIVLGKYLALMIYNLLLALIMFVFIVNAFADIRALDYGPFLSGMLGVYLLLSALTAIGFFMSSLTSYQVVSAIASFTVLAMLMSVGQLWQQYNFVRDLTYFLSLKNRTEWMINGLIKSKDVIYYLVIIYMFVGFTLLKLRGGREIIPWYTKAMRYLFVILSGLLVGYVASMPLFTGYWDTTDREVNTIRPETQKVVNELGDSLLEVTLYTNLLDEPKNVMIGLPGNRNNYLALWEQYVRFKPGIKFSYEYYYAVRPGDSTFYKKFPGKTLRQIAGLMAKGYQVDSAMFKSPEEIRKLVDLEPEGYALRMQLKYQGRKVFLRTLPGIPSEIEVFSTEPYINAGFKRVLGTKMPRLAFVSGNLERSIYKRGEREYSNLWGLVNIGFDLDSINLATQDIDTAAVTALVLADPKMELSPVVLGKLRDYLNNGGNMLIMGEPRKQYVINPLLSQLGVQLMPGQLVQPSRNETPDLVGSYFTTTYFNLCNNPNLRYIRHLWTHNIYYENMSTYATMGGTSIGYTADSGYIIKPLVITKPLTKPAPEKVWLKMGKLVTDSTAPVFNGQEGDISRDSFDIAIKLSRSIKGKEQRVIVCGDADFMSNIYTGQLDETLYSWLCYNQFPIYGTIPFPRDNKVLLGPGRAAVQKIVYIWIIPGIMLLLGTVLLIRRSRK from the coding sequence ATGAGACAGATCATAAAAATAGCGAAGAATGAACTCCTGAACCTTTTTTATTCTCCTGTAGCCTGGTTTCTCACGATTACATTTTTTGTGATGTGTGCCTTGCTATATGCGGGAACAATGTATCCAATTGCCAAGGGTGCTTATTTTGATTATAAGTTAAGGCCTGATTTGGAATTTGTAGTAAACAATTCGATAACAGGTTTTATCTTTCCCGGATTTTTTTTGAACATAGTACAGTATGTGTATTTATTTGTTCCGCTGCTTACTATGAATATCATCAGCCGTGAACTGCATAATGGTACCATAAAGCTGCTTTATTCTTCTCCGGTTAAGCTGCGTCGGATCGTGCTGGGAAAATACCTGGCGCTGATGATTTACAACCTGCTCCTTGCTTTGATCATGTTCGTTTTTATTGTGAATGCGTTTGCCGACATCCGGGCACTGGACTATGGCCCATTTCTATCAGGAATGCTGGGGGTTTATCTTTTATTATCTGCACTTACTGCGATCGGTTTTTTTATGTCAAGCCTGACCTCTTATCAGGTGGTGTCTGCCATTGCCAGTTTTACGGTGCTTGCTATGCTGATGTCTGTGGGGCAATTATGGCAGCAGTACAACTTTGTAAGAGACCTTACCTATTTTCTTTCTCTTAAGAACCGGACGGAGTGGATGATAAATGGTCTGATCAAAAGCAAAGATGTGATCTACTACCTGGTGATTATATATATGTTCGTAGGGTTTACACTGCTAAAATTGAGAGGTGGGCGAGAGATCATCCCCTGGTACACAAAAGCCATGAGATACTTGTTCGTAATATTATCTGGTTTGCTGGTGGGATATGTTGCATCTATGCCGTTATTTACTGGCTATTGGGATACTACTGACAGGGAAGTGAATACGATCAGGCCCGAAACGCAAAAGGTCGTAAACGAACTTGGGGATAGTCTGCTGGAGGTCACACTTTATACAAATCTCCTGGATGAACCGAAAAATGTTATGATAGGCCTCCCCGGCAATCGTAATAACTACCTGGCGCTGTGGGAACAATATGTGCGTTTTAAGCCCGGCATTAAATTCAGCTATGAATATTATTATGCAGTGCGACCAGGGGATAGTACATTCTATAAAAAATTTCCCGGTAAAACGCTCCGGCAGATTGCAGGATTAATGGCAAAAGGATACCAGGTAGATTCAGCCATGTTTAAGTCGCCTGAAGAGATTCGTAAATTGGTTGATCTGGAACCTGAAGGCTATGCATTGAGGATGCAATTGAAATACCAGGGTAGGAAAGTGTTTCTAAGAACGTTGCCAGGAATTCCTTCCGAAATAGAGGTATTCTCAACGGAGCCATATATAAATGCCGGGTTTAAACGTGTATTGGGTACTAAAATGCCCAGGCTGGCATTTGTCAGTGGTAACCTGGAACGCAGTATTTACAAAAGAGGTGAGCGGGAATATTCCAACCTGTGGGGCCTGGTGAACATCGGCTTTGATCTTGATTCAATCAACCTGGCTACCCAGGATATAGATACAGCAGCTGTTACGGCACTGGTACTGGCTGATCCTAAAATGGAGCTGAGTCCGGTTGTGCTGGGGAAACTCAGGGATTATCTGAACAATGGGGGCAATATGCTGATAATGGGCGAGCCCCGGAAACAATATGTAATCAATCCTTTATTAAGTCAGCTGGGAGTACAACTGATGCCTGGACAATTAGTACAGCCTTCCCGGAATGAAACACCTGATCTCGTAGGGTCCTATTTTACAACAACTTACTTTAATCTATGCAATAATCCCAACCTCCGGTATATCCGGCACTTATGGACCCACAATATCTACTATGAAAATATGTCAACCTATGCTACAATGGGAGGAACCTCCATTGGCTATACAGCAGATAGTGGCTATATTATAAAACCCCTGGTGATCACAAAGCCGTTAACCAAGCCGGCTCCGGAAAAGGTATGGCTGAAGATGGGCAAGCTGGTGACGGATTCTACAGCACCTGTTTTTAATGGCCAGGAGGGTGATATCAGCCGGGATTCCTTTGACATTGCCATTAAATTGTCGAGAAGTATAAAGGGTAAAGAGCAGCGTGTTATTGTTTGTGGAGATGCAGATTTTATGAGTAATATTTATACAGGTCAGCTCGATGAAACACTTTATAGCTGGTTGTGCTACAACCAATTTCCTATTTATGGAACGATTCCATTTCCAAGAGACAACAAAGTTTTATTGGGTCCAGGCAGAGCTGCGGTACAGAAAATAGTGTATATATGGATCATCCCAGGTATAATGCTATTGCTGGGAACAGTATTGCTGATAAGACGGTCAAGAAAATAG
- a CDS encoding Gldg family protein — MKIIFKIAKNELRHVFYSPIAWFVMIVFLVQCAVYFAGPLYSVANWQEIMLKNSPKFKGEKELTFGIFILGGVFYNVVNNLYLFIPVLTMGLISREVSNGSVKLLYSSPVSLWQIVCGKYLGIMLYNVLLLSILGVFMLIGVINIRHVDYGMLLSAALGLYLLICAYSAIGLFMSSLSSYQIVSALSTFIIIFALSRIGGLWQRYDLVRDLTYFLSLQDRVFKMLGGLIVTRDVIYFILVAVMFVGFTLIKLKAGREARPWYIKLGRYMMVSLMVLVLVYISSRPVLTAYFDTTATQRNTIPKEMQQLISDMGDSTLEVTLYTNLLGAGLNRGLPEARNADYMVNMWEPYLRFKPKIVFKYEYYYDIDPQNFDSVTYKDLKEMAGYKADEIDAGLSMFKSPEQMRKTINLQSEGYRVVMQVKYRGRTAWMRTFDDPFFWPDLTNVSAAFKRLLHPDKIQHVFFVTGELERSISKTGTREYALHTAAKSSRGSLVNAGYNVDTLNLEVQDIPAVISALVLADPKMELSNTVRGKLQQYVQNGGNLFILGEPGKQYVLNPFLKQLGVQLIDGQLVEPTYDETPDKIVPYMTTYSGKLQKELSWIGESLTSKKDTLKVLMPGATGLSYTEDSSFSVKPLLTTVPDRVWLKKGDIVIDSTLPPFNPEEGDFKAASFSTTVQLTRTVIDKEQRIVVCGDADFASNMRLPAYLNSYFLMPVYSWLTYNEFPVSMTRISPKDTLLRVGATNAYVQRIICLWVLPVIILLAGTILLIRRKNK, encoded by the coding sequence ATGAAGATAATATTCAAAATAGCAAAAAATGAGCTGCGCCACGTTTTTTACTCACCTATAGCCTGGTTTGTAATGATCGTTTTCCTGGTACAGTGTGCGGTTTATTTCGCGGGTCCTTTATACAGTGTTGCTAACTGGCAGGAAATTATGCTTAAAAACAGTCCGAAGTTCAAAGGAGAAAAAGAATTGACCTTTGGTATATTTATATTGGGGGGTGTCTTCTACAATGTTGTCAATAATTTATACTTATTTATTCCTGTACTGACGATGGGACTCATCAGCCGGGAAGTAAGTAATGGATCTGTTAAATTATTGTATTCTTCCCCCGTAAGTCTCTGGCAGATTGTATGTGGGAAATATTTGGGTATCATGTTGTACAATGTATTGCTCCTATCCATATTGGGTGTTTTTATGCTAATAGGTGTTATTAATATCAGACATGTGGACTATGGCATGTTATTGTCTGCAGCACTGGGATTATATTTACTTATATGTGCCTATTCTGCTATCGGGTTGTTTATGTCCTCTCTCAGTAGCTACCAGATAGTTTCGGCCCTCAGCACCTTTATCATCATTTTTGCTCTTAGCAGGATTGGGGGATTATGGCAACGATATGACCTGGTCAGGGATCTGACCTACTTTCTTTCTCTTCAGGATCGGGTCTTTAAAATGCTGGGAGGCCTGATTGTAACGAGGGATGTGATCTATTTTATATTGGTGGCTGTCATGTTTGTCGGGTTTACATTGATAAAGCTCAAAGCAGGCAGAGAGGCCAGGCCATGGTACATAAAGCTGGGCAGATATATGATGGTGAGCCTGATGGTACTGGTGCTGGTGTATATCAGCTCAAGACCCGTGCTTACCGCATATTTTGATACAACTGCTACCCAACGGAATACTATTCCCAAGGAGATGCAACAATTGATCAGTGATATGGGCGACAGTACACTGGAAGTTACATTGTATACCAATTTACTGGGTGCTGGTCTGAACCGTGGATTGCCAGAAGCCCGTAATGCGGATTATATGGTAAATATGTGGGAACCATATCTGCGCTTTAAACCTAAAATAGTATTTAAGTATGAATATTACTATGATATCGATCCTCAGAATTTTGATAGTGTAACCTATAAAGATCTCAAAGAAATGGCGGGGTACAAAGCAGATGAGATTGATGCCGGGTTATCCATGTTTAAATCCCCCGAACAGATGCGAAAGACGATAAACCTGCAATCAGAAGGTTATAGAGTGGTGATGCAGGTAAAGTATAGGGGAAGAACAGCGTGGATGCGCACTTTTGATGATCCCTTTTTCTGGCCTGATTTAACGAATGTTTCTGCTGCATTTAAGCGGTTACTGCATCCGGATAAAATACAGCACGTGTTTTTTGTTACAGGAGAACTGGAACGTAGCATCAGCAAAACAGGCACCAGGGAATATGCACTGCATACTGCAGCTAAATCCAGCCGGGGATCACTTGTGAATGCCGGATATAATGTAGATACCCTGAATCTGGAAGTACAGGATATTCCTGCAGTTATTTCAGCGTTGGTACTTGCAGATCCGAAAATGGAATTAAGTAATACCGTGCGAGGAAAGTTGCAGCAATATGTGCAAAACGGAGGTAATCTGTTCATATTGGGGGAACCCGGAAAGCAGTATGTGCTGAACCCATTCTTAAAACAACTGGGGGTACAACTAATAGATGGACAACTGGTGGAGCCCACGTATGACGAAACGCCTGATAAAATAGTGCCGTATATGACTACTTACAGTGGTAAACTACAAAAAGAGTTATCCTGGATTGGGGAATCACTGACATCAAAAAAAGATACCTTAAAAGTACTAATGCCTGGTGCAACAGGACTTAGTTATACGGAGGACAGTTCGTTTAGTGTGAAACCATTACTGACAACTGTGCCAGACAGAGTTTGGCTGAAGAAAGGGGACATCGTAATTGATTCTACGTTGCCTCCCTTTAATCCGGAAGAAGGTGATTTTAAAGCAGCCTCCTTTTCAACTACTGTTCAGTTAACAAGAACGGTAATTGACAAAGAACAACGGATCGTTGTTTGTGGGGATGCAGACTTTGCAAGTAATATGCGGCTCCCTGCCTATTTGAATAGCTACTTCCTGATGCCGGTATATAGTTGGCTGACTTATAACGAATTCCCGGTATCTATGACCCGCATCAGCCCGAAAGACACTTTATTGAGAGTAGGCGCCACCAATGCATATGTTCAAAGGATAATATGCCTGTGGGTATTGCCTGTAATAATATTGTTGGCGGGGACCATTTTACTGATAAGAAGGAAAAATAAATAG
- a CDS encoding MutS-related protein, whose protein sequence is MTLLQTDDQTIEDLGIFGKRNSGGIYDIYNCSNTHGGEMLLEEIFRHPLSDKEAINRRSSIIENFGRLAIPFPYNASLFDAVEKYLSVVEDSTKNKNNTATLGEKEIQHGVGAVIEIIHLTKDFIEKEEVKHIQAYAMERELIASLINNAAFEPVLRERSKGKLSYSAVTAYDALFRISERKQVEKLLGYIYYLDVYMSVAATAMQRKFVFPKALDKGSGELNLEGVYHPSLKHPVTNDIRMDTAGNVIFLTGANMAGKSTFLRSLSTALYIAHMGFPVAARSMQFSVMDGIYTTINLPDNLGIGASHFYMEVLRVKKVAAALSTGKSYFILFDELFRGTNVKDAHEATVAVTKGFAEHRNSMFIISSHIVEAGEALKQEENIHFLYLPTLMNGHVPEYTYKLEQGITEDRHGMIIIRNESILETLENGRKQPASEKTDTSFITDKQTVDELNLLGKFRHDSVYHLFSRVKTRGGEQLLDKMFRHPLTDAAAINERSSIFQIFQQAAPAFPFDVEQLHLMQEYLDVEVSKNAALVLAGMYVKKWLSALTRDEGYKKKVQGLQATIITLNRCYGFVESFRPAAGPYTSRLNAIRELLSDKRLEQLRNVDIYKALSVNTLAYYDHLLKSRLLKEMEILLAFIYEVDVNIVVSQVALTKGLHYATALPAEKNIFSVKGLRHPCIDRAVSNNLSLAQNNNILFLTGANMAGKSTLMKSVGIGLYMAHMGFPVAAVQMTFSVREGLYSSINVADNIGLGYSHFYAEVVRVKQAAEAAASGKRLLLLFDELFKGTNVKDAYDGTLSVTEGFAGYQECLFIVSTHIIEVGEALKGRPNVHFAYMPTVMDGVHPRYTYKLEEGITSDRQGMMIIRNEGILELLEKKVKTV, encoded by the coding sequence ATGACTTTATTACAAACTGACGATCAGACCATAGAAGATCTTGGGATCTTTGGGAAAAGGAATAGCGGTGGTATTTATGATATCTACAACTGCTCCAATACCCATGGCGGGGAAATGCTGTTGGAGGAGATCTTTCGTCATCCTTTGTCGGATAAGGAAGCCATCAACAGGCGCAGCAGTATTATAGAAAACTTTGGCAGGTTAGCTATTCCCTTTCCTTATAATGCTTCGCTGTTTGATGCGGTAGAAAAATACCTGAGCGTTGTGGAAGATAGCACAAAGAATAAAAATAATACCGCAACACTTGGCGAAAAGGAAATACAGCATGGCGTAGGCGCTGTAATAGAGATTATCCACTTGACAAAAGATTTTATAGAGAAGGAGGAGGTGAAACATATCCAGGCCTATGCGATGGAGCGTGAATTGATTGCCTCTCTGATTAATAACGCTGCTTTTGAGCCCGTCCTCAGGGAGCGATCTAAAGGTAAACTTTCTTACAGTGCTGTAACCGCCTATGATGCATTGTTCAGGATCAGTGAAAGAAAGCAGGTGGAAAAGTTGTTAGGTTATATTTATTACCTCGATGTATATATGTCAGTGGCTGCCACGGCTATGCAGCGAAAGTTCGTTTTTCCTAAAGCGCTGGATAAAGGTTCCGGTGAATTAAACCTGGAGGGGGTTTATCACCCTTCTTTAAAGCACCCCGTCACAAATGATATCAGGATGGATACCGCTGGTAATGTGATCTTCCTGACCGGTGCAAATATGGCAGGAAAATCCACCTTTCTGCGATCCTTAAGTACCGCCTTGTACATCGCACACATGGGATTTCCGGTTGCCGCCCGTTCTATGCAGTTTTCCGTGATGGACGGCATCTATACTACGATCAACCTGCCGGATAATCTCGGTATTGGTGCCAGCCATTTTTATATGGAAGTATTACGGGTAAAAAAGGTAGCAGCGGCACTCAGTACGGGGAAGTCCTACTTTATTTTGTTTGATGAGCTGTTCCGTGGAACCAATGTAAAAGATGCCCATGAGGCCACGGTGGCTGTCACGAAAGGGTTTGCGGAGCATCGCAACAGCATGTTTATTATTTCTTCCCACATCGTGGAAGCAGGTGAAGCTTTAAAACAGGAAGAGAATATTCACTTCCTTTACCTGCCTACACTTATGAATGGACACGTACCGGAATATACCTACAAGCTGGAGCAGGGTATTACGGAAGACCGGCATGGAATGATCATTATCCGTAACGAAAGTATACTGGAAACATTGGAGAATGGCAGGAAACAACCAGCATCGGAAAAAACAGACACAAGTTTCATTACAGATAAACAAACAGTGGATGAACTGAATCTCCTGGGTAAATTCAGGCACGATTCCGTATATCATTTGTTTAGCCGCGTCAAAACAAGGGGAGGAGAACAGCTGCTGGATAAGATGTTTCGCCATCCATTAACGGATGCGGCAGCTATCAACGAACGCAGCAGCATTTTTCAGATCTTTCAGCAGGCAGCTCCCGCATTTCCTTTTGATGTGGAACAGCTGCATCTTATGCAGGAATACCTGGATGTTGAGGTGTCTAAAAATGCTGCCCTGGTGCTGGCAGGTATGTATGTGAAAAAATGGTTGTCGGCACTTACCAGGGATGAAGGGTATAAAAAGAAGGTGCAGGGCTTGCAGGCAACGATTATAACACTTAACAGGTGTTATGGCTTTGTGGAGTCCTTCCGGCCAGCGGCAGGTCCTTATACCTCCCGATTAAATGCCATCCGGGAGTTGTTGTCCGACAAGCGGCTGGAACAACTGAGAAATGTAGATATCTACAAAGCCTTATCCGTAAATACACTGGCATACTACGACCATCTGCTTAAATCAAGGTTGTTAAAGGAAATGGAGATTCTTCTTGCTTTTATCTATGAAGTAGATGTAAATATTGTAGTCAGTCAGGTAGCACTCACTAAAGGGTTACATTATGCAACGGCACTACCCGCGGAGAAGAATATCTTCTCGGTAAAGGGCCTCCGTCATCCTTGTATTGACCGGGCAGTAAGCAATAATTTATCGTTAGCGCAAAACAACAATATCCTGTTTCTCACTGGCGCAAACATGGCGGGGAAGTCTACCCTCATGAAATCAGTAGGTATTGGTTTATACATGGCGCATATGGGCTTTCCGGTGGCTGCTGTGCAGATGACGTTCTCCGTAAGAGAAGGATTGTACTCTTCTATCAACGTTGCGGATAATATCGGTCTTGGCTACAGTCATTTTTATGCGGAGGTGGTCAGGGTAAAACAAGCGGCAGAAGCGGCTGCAAGCGGCAAACGGCTGTTGTTGCTGTTTGATGAGCTGTTCAAAGGTACGAATGTAAAAGATGCCTATGATGGCACGCTCTCTGTAACAGAAGGATTCGCCGGCTACCAGGAATGTCTGTTTATTGTGTCTACGCATATCATCGAAGTAGGCGAAGCGCTGAAGGGGCGGCCTAATGTACATTTTGCATATATGCCTACGGTAATGGATGGCGTACATCCCCGTTATACCTATAAGCTTGAAGAAGGTATTACATCCGACCGGCAGGGGATGATGATCATCCGGAATGAAGGAATATTGGAATTGCTGGAGAAAAAAGTTAAAACGGTATGA